One genomic window of Candidatus Pseudobacter hemicellulosilyticus includes the following:
- the nuoI gene encoding NADH-quinone oxidoreductase subunit NuoI, which yields MQSLTSRAKPVDRSPMTFLERIYLWNIFKGMLITLKHLFMKKVTVQYPEEKRPFSPVFRGLHILNRDAEGRERCTACGLCAVACPAEAITMEAAERLPGEENLYREEKYAAKYEINMLRCIFCGLCEEACPKDAIYMSETFAPANYQRKGLIYGKADLLIPDPKENPEAYQQALGNRANKQEQAN from the coding sequence ATGCAATCATTAACGAGCAGAGCGAAACCGGTAGACCGCAGTCCCATGACCTTCCTGGAACGGATCTACCTGTGGAATATCTTCAAGGGAATGCTGATCACGCTGAAGCACCTTTTCATGAAAAAGGTAACGGTGCAGTACCCTGAAGAGAAACGTCCTTTCAGCCCGGTATTCCGTGGCCTGCATATCCTCAACAGGGATGCGGAAGGACGTGAGCGCTGTACGGCCTGCGGTCTCTGCGCCGTAGCCTGTCCCGCAGAAGCCATTACTATGGAAGCAGCAGAGCGGCTGCCGGGTGAAGAGAACCTGTACCGTGAAGAGAAATATGCGGCCAAATACGAGATCAATATGCTCCGCTGCATATTCTGTGGCCTTTGTGAGGAAGCCTGCCCCAAGGATGCTATTTACATGAGTGAAACCTTTGCGCCTGCCAACTACCAGCGCAAGGGGCTGATCTATGGCAAGGCGGACCTCCTGATCCCGGATCCGAAAGAGAACCCGGAAGCCTATCAGCAGGCGCTGGGCAACAGGGCAAACAAGCAAGAACAGGCCAACTAA
- a CDS encoding NAD(P)H-dependent oxidoreductase subunit E — protein MVKFSDDKLQKVQEIIDRYPEGKQKSALIPVLHLAQESFGGWLSAETMDYVAGLLKLEPIEVYEVATFYSMYNLKPVGKYVFEVCQTGPCMIQGSDDIIDYIKHKLGIGVGETTPDGLFTLKTVECLGACGYAPMMQLGKHFREHLTRDKVDQIIAELRVEAGN, from the coding sequence ATGGTGAAGTTTTCAGACGATAAATTACAAAAGGTACAGGAGATCATCGACCGCTACCCGGAAGGGAAGCAGAAGAGCGCCCTGATCCCCGTACTGCACCTGGCCCAGGAAAGCTTCGGTGGCTGGCTGAGCGCCGAAACAATGGACTATGTGGCCGGCCTGCTGAAGCTGGAGCCCATTGAAGTGTATGAGGTAGCCACCTTCTACAGCATGTACAACCTCAAGCCTGTAGGAAAATACGTATTTGAGGTATGCCAGACCGGCCCCTGCATGATACAAGGCAGTGATGATATCATTGACTATATCAAACACAAGCTGGGTATTGGCGTAGGTGAAACCACCCCCGACGGACTGTTCACCCTCAAGACCGTGGAGTGCCTCGGCGCCTGCGGTTATGCACCAATGATGCAGCTGGGTAAACATTTCCGGGAACACCTGACCAGGGACAAAGTTGACCAGATCATTGCTGAGCTGCGTGTAGAAGCCGGTAACTGA
- the nuoL gene encoding NADH-quinone oxidoreductase subunit L: protein MKNILQLVWLVPVLPLIGFLINGLFRKQLPKSLVSLVGCGTLLASFVVSVLLFLQVKDGHTGVISFFDFISVGDFSIPFAFQVDQLSSLFLLVITGVGFLIHVYSAAYMHSEEPPHFARYFAYLNLFVFSMLLLVLGANYVIMFIGWEGVGLCSYLLIGYWFKNVEYTNAAKKAFIMNRIGDLAFLLAIFWIIAKLGTVTYTNDAGTGVLDIISGGLAKANLSTFEITGITLLLFVGATGKSAQIPLYTWLPDAMAGPTPVSALIHAATMVTAGIYMIARSNIMYTLAPVTQTVVAVIGLATAVLAATIALKQNDIKKVLAYSTVSQLGYMFLGLGVGAYTGAVFHVMTHAFFKALLFLGAGSVIHAMHHEQDIRNMGGLRKKLPITHMTFLLGCIAIAGIPPFAGFFSKDEILAAAFGRNMIYWIVGVITAGMTAFYMFRLYATTFLGQFRGTEEQRHHLHESPAAMTIPLMVLAVLSVIGGWIGIPEVLMHNAHSLEHFLSPIFAESAKIAEGHHLDHSTEYVLMGVSVAIALVAIFVAISRYSRKPEMKEATGFGKVLANKWYVDELYNFIIIRPLNWTGRFLNSFIEKNVVDGIVNGVGRFVNYTSRQVRLVQSGQVGSYVLLMVLGMLLFFAIQFFVKK, encoded by the coding sequence ATGAAGAATATTTTACAATTAGTCTGGTTGGTACCGGTACTGCCGCTGATAGGTTTCCTGATCAACGGCCTGTTCCGGAAACAGTTGCCCAAATCGCTGGTGAGCCTCGTAGGCTGTGGCACACTGCTGGCTTCATTTGTAGTGAGCGTCCTGCTCTTCCTGCAGGTGAAAGACGGGCACACAGGTGTTATCAGCTTCTTCGATTTTATCAGCGTAGGGGACTTCTCCATTCCATTCGCATTCCAGGTTGACCAGCTCTCTTCTCTCTTCCTGCTGGTGATCACGGGCGTAGGCTTCCTGATCCATGTGTATTCCGCCGCGTATATGCATTCAGAAGAGCCGCCGCATTTTGCCCGTTATTTTGCCTACCTCAACCTGTTCGTGTTCTCCATGCTCCTGCTGGTGCTGGGCGCCAACTATGTGATCATGTTCATCGGCTGGGAAGGTGTGGGCCTCTGTTCCTACCTGCTCATCGGTTACTGGTTCAAGAACGTGGAATATACCAACGCCGCCAAGAAAGCCTTTATCATGAACCGGATCGGTGACCTGGCTTTCCTGCTGGCCATCTTCTGGATCATTGCCAAACTGGGCACCGTTACCTATACCAATGACGCCGGCACCGGTGTACTGGATATCATCAGCGGCGGCCTGGCCAAAGCCAACCTGAGCACTTTTGAAATAACAGGCATCACCTTATTATTGTTCGTAGGCGCCACCGGTAAAAGTGCGCAGATCCCGCTGTACACCTGGCTGCCGGATGCCATGGCGGGTCCTACGCCTGTATCAGCCCTGATCCACGCAGCTACCATGGTGACCGCCGGTATCTATATGATTGCCCGCAGCAATATCATGTATACCCTGGCCCCCGTTACCCAGACAGTGGTAGCAGTGATAGGCCTGGCCACTGCAGTACTGGCCGCTACCATCGCCCTCAAGCAGAACGATATTAAAAAAGTACTGGCCTACTCAACAGTGAGCCAGCTCGGTTATATGTTCCTGGGTCTGGGTGTAGGCGCCTATACCGGCGCTGTATTCCATGTCATGACCCATGCCTTCTTCAAAGCCCTGCTGTTCCTCGGGGCCGGTTCTGTGATCCATGCCATGCATCATGAGCAGGATATCCGGAATATGGGCGGCCTGAGAAAGAAATTACCAATCACCCATATGACCTTCCTGCTGGGCTGTATCGCTATTGCCGGTATCCCGCCTTTTGCAGGTTTCTTCTCCAAAGATGAGATCCTGGCTGCCGCCTTTGGCAGGAATATGATCTACTGGATCGTTGGTGTGATCACCGCCGGTATGACGGCCTTCTATATGTTCCGCCTCTATGCCACCACCTTCCTGGGGCAGTTCCGCGGTACGGAAGAACAGCGTCATCACCTGCATGAAAGCCCGGCTGCCATGACCATCCCCCTGATGGTGCTGGCGGTGCTGAGCGTGATTGGCGGCTGGATCGGTATCCCCGAAGTGCTGATGCACAATGCCCATAGCCTGGAGCATTTCCTCAGCCCCATCTTTGCTGAGTCAGCGAAGATCGCTGAAGGACATCACCTGGATCACAGCACGGAATATGTGCTGATGGGGGTGTCTGTAGCTATTGCCCTGGTGGCCATCTTTGTAGCCATTTCCCGCTACAGCCGTAAGCCGGAGATGAAAGAGGCTACCGGTTTTGGCAAGGTGCTGGCCAACAAATGGTACGTGGACGAACTGTACAATTTCATCATCATACGGCCGCTGAACTGGACAGGCCGGTTCCTCAACAGCTTCATCGAGAAAAATGTGGTGGATGGCATTGTGAATGGTGTAGGCCGGTTTGTGAACTATACCAGCCGCCAGGTACGCCTGGTACAGAGCGGCCAGGTGGGCAGCTACGTACTGCTGATGGTACTGGGTATGCTGCTCTTCTTTGCGATCCAGTTTTTTGTGAAAAAGTAA
- a CDS encoding NADH-quinone oxidoreductase subunit C — protein sequence MSLNYDTIKQRLTEKFGDQVSNFEEPYGMLTFEVPKEMNLKTLQFLFDDEALQFRFLTDLQAIHYPDDKGRELAVVYHLHNLVDNVRIRMKVFTDIRQPDVFSATALFSGANWMERETYDFFGVNFVGHPNLRRILNVDEMDYFPMRKEYPLEDQTRIDKDDEMFGRG from the coding sequence ATGTCTCTTAACTACGATACTATTAAACAGCGGCTCACGGAAAAATTCGGCGACCAGGTCAGCAATTTTGAAGAGCCATACGGTATGCTCACTTTTGAGGTACCCAAAGAAATGAATTTAAAGACATTGCAGTTCCTCTTTGATGATGAGGCGCTGCAATTTCGTTTTCTGACCGACCTGCAGGCCATTCATTATCCCGATGACAAAGGCCGTGAGCTGGCCGTGGTGTACCATCTTCATAACCTGGTGGACAATGTCCGCATCAGGATGAAGGTCTTCACGGATATCCGGCAGCCCGATGTGTTCAGCGCTACCGCGCTGTTCTCCGGCGCCAACTGGATGGAAAGGGAAACTTATGACTTCTTTGGCGTGAACTTCGTAGGCCATCCCAACCTGCGCCGTATCCTGAACGTGGATGAAATGGATTATTTCCCCATGCGGAAGGAATATCCGCTGGAAGACCAGACAAGGATCGACAAGGACGATGAGATGTTTGGCAGGGGATGA
- the nuoK gene encoding NADH-quinone oxidoreductase subunit NuoK has product MKIEYYIVLSLALFCIGIVGVLTRRNAIIIFMCIELMLNAVNLLLVAFSKMHHLAGAAANPTAGIEGQLFVFFIMVVAAAEVCVGLAIIVMMYRNVHSVDVNFLNRLKH; this is encoded by the coding sequence ATGAAAATCGAATACTACATCGTTTTATCACTGGCCCTGTTCTGCATCGGGATTGTGGGCGTGCTGACGCGCCGCAACGCCATCATCATCTTCATGTGCATTGAGCTGATGCTGAATGCCGTGAACCTGCTGCTGGTTGCATTCTCCAAAATGCATCACCTGGCTGGTGCGGCCGCCAATCCAACGGCCGGTATTGAAGGACAGCTGTTCGTGTTCTTCATCATGGTGGTGGCAGCGGCCGAGGTCTGTGTGGGACTGGCTATCATAGTGATGATGTACCGTAACGTGCATTCAGTGGACGTAAATTTTTTGAACAGATTGAAACATTGA
- a CDS encoding NADH-quinone oxidoreductase subunit A — protein MNFYLLQASTVAHNPDNSYWYFAVGIQLIIALGLLGLIMAVTHLLGPKRATADKLENFTSGIKSHGDARQPIAIKYFLVAILFVLLDVEVIFFYPYAVNFRALGWEGFWAVLMFVSFFLCGFIYIMKKEALKWED, from the coding sequence ATGAACTTTTACCTGTTACAGGCCTCCACCGTTGCCCACAATCCTGACAACTCCTACTGGTACTTCGCTGTCGGTATTCAATTGATTATCGCTCTCGGTTTACTGGGCCTTATCATGGCTGTTACTCATCTATTAGGTCCCAAACGCGCTACCGCCGATAAGCTGGAAAACTTTACGAGTGGTATCAAAAGCCATGGTGATGCCCGCCAACCCATTGCCATCAAGTATTTCCTGGTAGCCATCCTCTTTGTGCTGCTTGATGTGGAAGTGATCTTCTTCTACCCTTATGCCGTGAATTTCAGGGCACTGGGATGGGAGGGATTTTGGGCTGTACTGATGTTTGTTAGCTTCTTCCTTTGCGGCTTCATCTACATAATGAAGAAAGAGGCCCTTAAATGGGAAGATTAA
- the nuoH gene encoding NADH-quinone oxidoreductase subunit NuoH: MQLYLLAFDWFFLIEKLVLIIAIISLSMVIAMYETYGERKVAGWIQDRHGPNRAGPFGLFQPLADGLKLFMKEEIIPNTSNRTLFVLGPALAMLAALMTSAVIPWAGPIEVLGRQVSLQIADINIGVLYVFGVVSMGVYGMMIGGWASNNKFSLLASLRGASQTISYELPMGLSLIALLMMTGSLKMSVIVGQQMDTWYNVLYQPLGFLIFLICAFAECNRTPFDLPEAESELNMGYHQEYSSMKLGFYLFAEYINMFISSVLMATLFFGGYDIPFVNDARLIESWGQNWVALLQGLTLFAKAGAFIFFFMWVRWTVPRFRYDQLMKLCWKSLIPLALANMLITAAIVLWLKK; the protein is encoded by the coding sequence ATGCAGTTATATCTGTTAGCATTTGATTGGTTTTTTCTCATTGAGAAGCTGGTGTTGATCATCGCCATTATTTCTTTGTCGATGGTGATCGCCATGTATGAGACCTACGGAGAAAGAAAGGTAGCTGGCTGGATCCAGGACCGTCATGGTCCCAACCGGGCCGGTCCTTTCGGTTTGTTCCAGCCGTTGGCTGATGGTCTCAAGCTGTTCATGAAAGAAGAGATCATTCCCAACACTTCCAACAGGACTTTGTTTGTGCTGGGGCCTGCGCTGGCTATGCTGGCGGCGCTGATGACCTCGGCCGTTATTCCCTGGGCTGGCCCCATTGAAGTACTGGGCCGCCAGGTATCCCTGCAGATAGCTGATATCAATATCGGTGTCCTGTATGTGTTTGGCGTGGTGAGCATGGGTGTGTACGGGATGATGATCGGCGGCTGGGCCTCCAATAACAAGTTCTCCCTGCTGGCCAGCTTACGCGGCGCCTCCCAGACCATCTCCTATGAGCTGCCGATGGGACTTTCCCTGATTGCCCTGCTGATGATGACCGGCTCCCTGAAAATGAGCGTGATCGTAGGACAGCAGATGGACACCTGGTACAATGTACTGTATCAGCCCCTGGGCTTCCTCATCTTCCTGATCTGCGCCTTTGCAGAATGTAACCGTACCCCGTTTGACCTTCCCGAAGCGGAAAGTGAACTGAACATGGGTTACCACCAGGAGTATTCTTCCATGAAACTGGGTTTTTATCTCTTTGCCGAATACATCAATATGTTCATCAGTAGCGTGCTGATGGCTACGCTGTTCTTTGGCGGTTATGATATTCCGTTTGTGAATGACGCCAGGCTGATCGAAAGCTGGGGACAGAACTGGGTGGCCCTGCTGCAGGGACTGACACTGTTTGCCAAGGCGGGCGCCTTCATCTTCTTCTTCATGTGGGTACGCTGGACCGTTCCGCGCTTCCGCTATGATCAGCTGATGAAGTTATGCTGGAAATCTTTGATACCTTTGGCGCTGGCCAATATGCTGATAACAGCAGCTATTGTATTGTGGCTGAAAAAATAA
- the nuoF gene encoding NADH-quinone oxidoreductase subunit NuoF has protein sequence MGIKLLLEKAHVEGIRTYDVYRREGGYRSVEKALKSMSPDQVTEEVKKSGLRGRGGAGFPTGMKWSFLAKPEGVPRYLVCNADESEPGTFKDRYLMEFIPHLLIEGLIVASYALGSSRTYIYIRGEYAWIPDILEQAIAEANANGWLGKNILGTGFDCQIYVQRGAGAYICGEETALLESLEGKRGNPRIKPPFPAVKGLWDCPTVVNNVETLAAVVPIINLGGEEYVKIGVGKSTGTKLISACGNINKPGVYEIDMTISVEEFIYSDEYCGGIANGKRLKACIPGGSSVPILPANLLLKTAKGESRMMNYEGLADGGFATGTMMGSGGFIVLDEDQCVVRHTLSLARFYRHESCGQCSPCREGTGWMEKILKNIEHGTGKSSDIDLLWDIQRKIEGNTICPLGDAAAWPVAAAIRHFRDEFEWHVQNPVESQQRNFGLAHYADPLPVPVTA, from the coding sequence ATGGGTATAAAATTATTATTAGAAAAAGCGCATGTAGAAGGTATCCGTACCTACGATGTATACCGCCGTGAAGGCGGGTACCGCAGTGTGGAGAAAGCGCTGAAGTCCATGAGCCCCGACCAGGTGACGGAAGAGGTGAAGAAGAGCGGCCTACGCGGTCGTGGCGGCGCCGGTTTTCCTACCGGTATGAAATGGAGCTTCCTGGCCAAACCCGAAGGTGTGCCCCGTTACCTCGTCTGCAATGCGGATGAATCCGAGCCAGGCACCTTCAAGGACCGCTACCTGATGGAATTTATCCCCCACCTGCTGATTGAAGGCCTGATAGTGGCTTCTTATGCACTGGGTTCAAGCAGAACTTATATCTATATCCGTGGCGAATACGCCTGGATCCCCGATATCCTGGAACAGGCTATTGCCGAAGCCAATGCCAATGGCTGGTTAGGTAAGAATATCCTGGGCACGGGCTTCGACTGCCAGATCTATGTGCAGCGCGGCGCCGGCGCTTATATCTGCGGTGAGGAAACAGCGCTATTGGAATCGCTGGAAGGCAAACGCGGCAACCCCCGCATCAAGCCGCCTTTCCCCGCCGTAAAAGGGCTCTGGGATTGTCCTACCGTGGTCAACAACGTGGAAACCCTGGCTGCCGTAGTGCCCATCATCAACCTGGGTGGTGAGGAATATGTGAAGATCGGGGTAGGTAAATCCACTGGTACCAAACTGATCTCCGCCTGCGGCAATATCAACAAGCCCGGCGTATACGAGATTGACATGACCATCTCTGTGGAAGAATTCATTTACAGCGACGAATACTGCGGCGGCATTGCCAACGGAAAAAGGCTGAAAGCCTGTATCCCCGGCGGTAGCTCCGTACCCATCCTGCCTGCCAACCTGCTGCTGAAAACAGCCAAGGGGGAATCCAGGATGATGAACTACGAAGGCCTGGCCGACGGTGGCTTTGCTACCGGCACCATGATGGGTAGCGGTGGTTTCATTGTGCTGGACGAAGACCAGTGCGTGGTGCGTCATACGCTGAGCCTGGCGCGTTTCTACCGCCATGAAAGCTGCGGTCAGTGCTCACCCTGCCGGGAAGGCACCGGCTGGATGGAGAAGATCCTGAAGAATATTGAACATGGAACGGGTAAGTCGAGCGATATAGACCTGCTCTGGGATATCCAGCGCAAGATTGAAGGCAATACCATCTGCCCGCTGGGCGATGCGGCTGCCTGGCCTGTAGCTGCGGCCATCCGTCACTTCCGTGATGAGTTTGAATGGCACGTGCAGAACCCGGTAGAAAGCCAGCAGCGTAATTTTGGTCTGGCCCATTATGCCGACCCGCTGCCCGTACCGGTCACTGCCTGA
- a CDS encoding NADH-quinone oxidoreductase subunit J, whose translation MSITVLLFYFLSALALGSALMVLLSRNPVHSVLWLIVTFFAISGHYILMNAQFIGIVNLIVYAGAIMVLFLFVIMLMNLNKETEPKKNKWLKLAGVLSGGCLLLVLVAALKTAEKKGELVQLVDGDIGLIGNLGKALFTEYVVPFEISSVLFLSAMVGAVVIGKKGD comes from the coding sequence ATGAGCATAACTGTATTACTTTTTTATTTTCTCAGCGCCCTGGCCCTCGGCAGCGCGCTGATGGTCCTTCTCAGCCGTAATCCTGTACACAGCGTACTTTGGCTGATTGTTACCTTCTTTGCTATCTCCGGGCATTATATCCTGATGAATGCCCAGTTCATTGGTATTGTGAACCTGATTGTATATGCAGGCGCCATTATGGTACTGTTCCTGTTTGTGATCATGCTCATGAACCTCAACAAGGAAACCGAACCCAAAAAGAACAAGTGGCTGAAGCTGGCGGGCGTACTGTCCGGCGGCTGTCTCCTGCTGGTGCTGGTGGCCGCTTTGAAAACAGCGGAAAAGAAAGGAGAGCTGGTACAGCTGGTGGACGGTGATATTGGCCTGATCGGTAATCTCGGTAAAGCATTGTTCACAGAATATGTTGTTCCTTTTGAGATCAGTAGCGTCCTGTTCCTCAGCGCAATGGTGGGAGCAGTGGTGATCGGTAAAAAAGGAGACTAA
- a CDS encoding 2Fe-2S iron-sulfur cluster-binding protein, translated as MAEEKKLFKVTIDNITIEVEPGTSILNAARMIGGDVAPPAMCYYSKLKGSGGKCRTCLVEVAAGSTADPRPMPKLVASCRTNVMDGMVVKNITSERVIDARAGVVEFLLINHPLDCPVCDQAGECHLQDLSYEHGKEGTRYEFARRTFHKHDLGPYIQLHMTRCILCYRCVFTADQLTNKRVHGILDRGDHAEIATYIEKALDNDFIGNVIDVCPVGALTDKTFRFKNRVWFLKPVDAHCECGKCKGKVTLWYRGDEVYRVTARKDQWGEVEDWICNECRFEKKKTSDWIIDGPANVSRQSVISANHYYKGTIQPKETTAEVMGGRNPRLLMDIHSVSEVNRPDIHLQDLQRPAHSTDFNKPRSNGQAAIGNEGGQQ; from the coding sequence ATGGCTGAGGAAAAGAAATTATTCAAGGTTACGATCGATAATATCACCATCGAGGTGGAGCCGGGTACATCCATCCTGAACGCAGCGCGTATGATTGGAGGAGATGTGGCGCCCCCCGCTATGTGTTATTATTCCAAGCTCAAGGGCAGCGGCGGTAAATGCCGTACCTGCCTGGTGGAAGTAGCCGCCGGCTCTACAGCTGATCCGCGCCCCATGCCCAAACTGGTGGCCAGCTGCCGTACCAACGTCATGGACGGCATGGTGGTGAAGAATATCACCAGCGAGCGCGTAATTGACGCCCGCGCCGGCGTAGTGGAGTTCCTGCTCATCAATCACCCGCTGGACTGCCCCGTGTGCGACCAGGCCGGTGAGTGCCACCTGCAGGACCTGAGCTATGAACACGGCAAGGAAGGCACCCGCTATGAGTTTGCCCGCCGTACCTTCCATAAGCACGACCTGGGACCTTATATCCAGCTGCACATGACCCGTTGCATCCTCTGCTACCGTTGTGTGTTCACTGCCGATCAGCTCACCAATAAAAGGGTACACGGCATACTGGACCGCGGCGATCATGCCGAGATTGCCACCTATATTGAGAAAGCCCTCGACAACGACTTCATCGGTAACGTTATTGATGTATGTCCCGTTGGCGCCCTGACCGATAAAACCTTCCGCTTCAAGAACCGTGTATGGTTCCTGAAACCCGTGGACGCCCATTGCGAATGCGGCAAGTGCAAAGGCAAAGTGACCCTCTGGTACCGTGGTGATGAAGTATACCGCGTTACTGCCCGTAAGGACCAGTGGGGTGAGGTAGAGGACTGGATCTGTAACGAATGCCGTTTTGAGAAAAAGAAAACGAGCGACTGGATCATTGACGGACCTGCAAATGTGAGCCGTCAGTCCGTGATCTCCGCCAACCATTATTATAAAGGAACTATCCAGCCCAAAGAGACCACCGCCGAAGTAATGGGCGGCCGGAATCCCAGGCTGCTGATGGATATCCATAGTGTGAGTGAAGTGAACAGGCCCGATATCCATTTACAGGATCTGCAAAGGCCCGCGCATTCCACGGACTTTAACAAGCCGCGGTCCAACGGACAGGCAGCCATCGGTAACGAGGGCGGCCAACAGTAA
- a CDS encoding NADH-quinone oxidoreductase subunit B, protein MARPVQYNIYGQTDVKLVKEGPEGYNGEGFFTTKLDQVVGLARKNSIWPLPFATSCCGIEFMATMAASYDLGRFGAERLGFTPRQCDLMMVMGTIAKKMGPIVKQVYLQMAEPRWVLAMGACASSGGVFDTYSVLQGIDQIIPVDVYIPGCPPRPEAVIDGILRIQDLIGNESLRRRNSEKYKSLMDSYGIQ, encoded by the coding sequence ATGGCTCGTCCTGTTCAATATAATATTTACGGTCAGACAGATGTGAAACTGGTGAAAGAAGGCCCCGAAGGGTACAACGGTGAGGGATTTTTTACCACCAAACTGGACCAGGTGGTAGGTCTCGCCCGCAAAAACTCTATCTGGCCCCTGCCTTTTGCCACTTCCTGCTGCGGTATTGAATTTATGGCCACCATGGCCGCCTCCTATGACCTGGGACGTTTTGGTGCTGAAAGGCTGGGTTTCACCCCCCGTCAGTGCGACCTGATGATGGTCATGGGTACTATTGCCAAGAAAATGGGCCCCATCGTGAAACAGGTATACCTCCAGATGGCAGAACCCCGCTGGGTACTGGCTATGGGCGCCTGCGCTTCCAGTGGCGGCGTGTTTGACACCTACAGCGTACTCCAGGGCATTGACCAGATCATCCCGGTGGATGTTTATATCCCCGGTTGCCCGCCCCGCCCTGAAGCAGTGATCGATGGCATCCTGCGGATCCAGGACCTGATAGGGAATGAAAGCCTGCGCAGAAGGAATAGTGAGAAATACAAAAGCCTGATGGATAGTTACGGTATTCAATAA
- a CDS encoding NADH-quinone oxidoreductase subunit D has translation MSDVLQHKNIKLPEGSIEKTTTTLNLGPTHPATHGVFQNILELDGERIVSSEQTVGYIHRAFEKIAERRPLYQITPLTDRLNYCSSPINNMGWHLTCEKLLGVQTPKRVDYLRIIIMELARIADHLICNSVMGVDAGAFTGFLYVMKYRELIYEIYEEVCGSRLTTNVGRIGGFERDWTPVAFQKLEKFLAEYPAALKELENLLTRNRIFMERCIGAGPISADRALNYGFTGPNLRAAGVDYDVRVHTPYSSYDEFDFEIPVGSTGDCYDRFLVRSNEMWQSLRIIEQAYAKVKAFTGAEAKIFHADVPEYYLPEKKDVYTKMEALIWHFKIIMGEIDIPKGEVYFPVEGGNGELGFYLISDGSRAPYRLHFRRPCFIYYQAFSEMTNGAMLSDAVIVMSSLNLIAGEMDA, from the coding sequence ATGTCCGACGTATTACAACATAAGAACATTAAATTACCGGAAGGTTCCATTGAGAAAACGACCACCACGCTTAACCTGGGGCCTACCCACCCGGCTACCCACGGGGTATTCCAGAATATCCTGGAGCTGGATGGTGAGCGCATCGTTTCCTCCGAGCAAACGGTAGGTTATATCCACCGCGCTTTTGAAAAGATCGCTGAGCGCCGGCCACTGTACCAGATCACGCCGCTGACCGACCGGCTGAACTATTGTTCTTCTCCCATCAATAATATGGGCTGGCACCTCACCTGTGAGAAATTGCTGGGTGTACAGACCCCCAAACGTGTGGACTATCTCCGGATCATCATCATGGAGCTGGCGCGCATTGCCGACCACCTGATCTGTAACTCCGTTATGGGGGTGGATGCAGGTGCTTTCACTGGCTTCCTCTACGTGATGAAATACCGTGAGCTGATCTATGAGATCTATGAAGAAGTATGCGGCTCCCGCCTCACCACCAACGTAGGCAGGATCGGCGGCTTTGAAAGGGACTGGACGCCTGTAGCTTTCCAGAAGTTGGAGAAGTTCCTGGCTGAGTACCCCGCTGCGCTGAAAGAGCTGGAGAACCTGCTCACCCGCAACCGCATCTTCATGGAGCGTTGTATCGGCGCAGGCCCCATCAGTGCAGACCGCGCACTGAACTACGGCTTCACCGGTCCAAACCTCCGCGCCGCCGGTGTGGATTATGATGTGCGCGTACATACGCCCTATTCCAGCTACGATGAGTTTGATTTCGAAATACCGGTAGGTTCTACCGGAGATTGCTATGACCGTTTCCTGGTCCGTAGCAATGAGATGTGGCAATCCCTCCGGATCATTGAGCAGGCATACGCCAAAGTAAAAGCGTTCACCGGTGCGGAAGCAAAGATCTTCCATGCCGATGTGCCCGAGTATTACCTGCCCGAGAAAAAGGATGTATACACTAAGATGGAAGCCCTGATCTGGCATTTCAAGATCATCATGGGTGAGATCGATATCCCGAAAGGAGAAGTATACTTCCCGGTAGAAGGGGGTAATGGTGAACTGGGTTTCTACCTCATCAGCGATGGCTCACGGGCGCCGTACAGGCTGCATTTCCGCAGGCCATGCTTTATTTACTATCAGGCATTTTCCGAAATGACAAACGGGGCCATGCTCAGTGACGCAGTGATCGTGATGAGCTCCCTCAACCTGATTGCAGGAGAAATGGACGCTTAA